The Streptomyces rubrogriseus genomic sequence GCCGCCCTCGGCGATGCCCAGCGGGGCCAGGAAGAGGAAGAAGGACGCGCCGACCAGGACCAGACCGCCGCAGAACTTGACGACCGTGCTGGGCTCCTTGCCCCGGCGGTTGAGCGCCAGCCACACCGTGGCGAAGACCGGGGCCAGGGCCATGATGATGACCGGGTTGACCGACTGGTACCAGGAGACCGGGAAGCTCCAGCCGAAGACGCTGTTGTCGGCCGAGGAGTCGGCGAACAGCGACAGGGTCGAGCCGCCCTGGTCGTAGATCATCCAGAACACGGCGGCGGCGACGAAGAACCAGATGTACGCCGACATCTTGGACTGCTCGGCGCGGTCCAGGGACTTGTCGCGCTTGATGTTGGTCAGCACCAGCACCGGGATGATCACGCCGAGCAGGGTCAGCGGGACCAGGATCCAGTTCAGGGTGTAGTGGCCGGAGAAGCCGACGATCGCGTAGAAGACGACGGCCAGCGCGGCCCAGAAGGCGGCCTTGCGCAGCGTCGAGGTCTTCTCCTCGACGGACAGCGGCTTCGGGACCACGCTGGAGTGCGGGGCCAGGTGGCGGCTGCCGATCAGGAACTGGAGCACGCCCAGGCCCATGCCGACCGCGGCGAGCGCGAAGCCCAGGTGCCAGTTGACGTTCTCGCCGATGGTGCCGATGGTCAGCGGCGCGGCGAAGGCACCGAGGTTGATGCCCATGTAGAAGACGGTGAAGCCACCGTCGCGGCGCGGGTCGTCGGGGCCGTCGTAGAGCTGGCCGACCATCGTGGAGATGTTGGCCTTCAGCAGACCGGAGCCGATGGCGACCAGGCCGAGGCCCGCGTAGAAGGTGCCGGAGGACGGCAGCGCCAGCGTCAGGTGGCCCAGCATGATCACGCCGCCGGCGATGGCGACGGTCTTGCGGGGACCCCAGACGCGGTCGCCGAACCAGCCGCCCGGCATCGTGAGCAGGTACACCAGCGAGAGGTACACCGAGTAGATCGCGGTCGCGGTGCCGGCGCCGAGGCCGAGGCCACCCGGGGCGACGAGGTACAGCGGGAGCAGAGCCCTCATGCCGTAGTAGGAGAACCTCTCCCACATCTCGGTCATGAAGAGTGTGGCCAGTCCGCGGGGGTGGCCGAAGAAGGTCTTCTCGGTGCCGGGGGTGCCCGGGGTGACCGAGTCCTTCGTCAGGCTGGACGCCATGGTCGATCCTTGCTGGTCGGGACGCGCTCATGAGGCGATGCGCGCCCGGTGGGGGGCGGCCGGCACCGGCGGCCTTGCCCGCCCGTCCCACGCCTGAGGGATCCGCTCCGGATTGCGAAGCGGTGGGCGGCGGCCACCGGGATCCACGCCTCTGCGCGCGTCACTGCACGCGGTGAGGCCCGGCCACAGGTCATTCCTTTCAAGGCCGACGGTGGGGGTCGGCCCGCACACAAAAGAGACCTTCAGCGTCGAAC encodes the following:
- a CDS encoding MFS transporter, with the protein product MASSLTKDSVTPGTPGTEKTFFGHPRGLATLFMTEMWERFSYYGMRALLPLYLVAPGGLGLGAGTATAIYSVYLSLVYLLTMPGGWFGDRVWGPRKTVAIAGGVIMLGHLTLALPSSGTFYAGLGLVAIGSGLLKANISTMVGQLYDGPDDPRRDGGFTVFYMGINLGAFAAPLTIGTIGENVNWHLGFALAAVGMGLGVLQFLIGSRHLAPHSSVVPKPLSVEEKTSTLRKAAFWAALAVVFYAIVGFSGHYTLNWILVPLTLLGVIIPVLVLTNIKRDKSLDRAEQSKMSAYIWFFVAAAVFWMIYDQGGSTLSLFADSSADNSVFGWSFPVSWYQSVNPVIIMALAPVFATVWLALNRRGKEPSTVVKFCGGLVLVGASFFLFLAPLGIAEGGHKAAAMWLVAIYFVQTCGELMLSPVGLSVTTKMAPVKYASQMMGVWFLAVTAGDATTGLLSIAGVDLNKTGIVAAEATLAVVAGVAIWMYRKRVKELMGDVR